Genomic DNA from Paracoccus sp. MBLB3053:
AAGCTGGCCTTCGCCCAGCCCCGGCCAGTCACCATAGGCGCGCCCGCCCCGGATCGCGCCACCTGACATGATCAGCGCCCCGCCGGTGCCGTGATCGGTCCCGCTCGATCCGTTTTCCCGAACGGTGCGGCCGAATTCCGTCATCGCAAGCACGGTGGTCCTGCCCCAGTTCTCGCCCAGCCCCTCACGCAGTGCGAGGATCGCGCCCGACAGCCGCTCGAGCGCCCTGCCGATCACCGCCCCCTGGTTCGCATGGCTGTCCCAGCCCGTGATCGAAAAGGCGGCGATCCGCGCCTCGGCATTCAGCCGATCGGCCGCGAAACGGCCCAGCGCCACGGCCTCGGCATCGGCCCCCTTGCCGACATCGGTGCGCTCCGTTTCGGAACTGATGCGAAAGGCATCGCGTGCGGTATCACGAAAAAGCGGATCGTCGTGATAGATATGCTCCAGCAGAAGCTGAGCCTGCGCCGAAAAGTTCAGCGAGGATTGCGGCGCCCAGCCCAGATGCGCGGCCTCGCCGCTGAGGATCTTCATCTGCTCCAGCCCGACCGCATAGGCGGTCTCGGCCTTGCTTCCCGGCATGGCCTGCAAAAGACGGTTCAGCCAGCCGCCGACCTGCCAGTTCACCGGCAGGTCATGCCCAGTTCCCGCCTCAAGCAGGTCCTGGCCATCGAAATGGCTGCGCTTGTCGCGATAGGGGGTTGAAACCGCGTGGGCAAAGGCCAGTTCCCCCTTCTGCCAAAGCGGCAGAAGCGGCGCGAGGCTCGGGTGCAGGGCATAGAACCCGTCAAGGTCCAGGGCGCCCCTGTCCGGCCCGACCGAGATATTCTGGCGAAGCTTTGCCAGCATCGGATCGCCATAGGGTTGGATCGCATCCAGCCCGTCCATGGCACCGCGCAGGATGATGACGACCAGCCGGTTGTCCGAAGGGACCGAGGCAAAGGTCATCGAGGTCATCAGCGGATGTGCCGCGGCGGAACAGCCGATGAGGGCTGCGGATTTCAGGAACAGGCGCCGGTTCAGCTCGATCATGCGGGATCTCCTATCGGCGGTTGAAATCGTTCGAGGCAAGGATCAGCGCCACGCCTTCGGCCTGACTTTCGGCCTTGGGCACCGCCCAGGCCAAGCCGTCCGACCGGGTGCTGCCAAGCGTCGTGACCAGCATCTCGCGCGGATCGGGAAGCTTCTTCAGCATCCGCTGCGGCATCTGCGTGGCCCAGGTGATCCGCGCGGCAAGAAGCTGCGGCGCGATCCAGGCCTGCGGGTCTTCGGGCCAGCCATCGGGTCCGTTCTGGTTCATCCAGCGCTGCCCCATCCGGGCCATCGGATCAAAGGCGAAGGCACGGAACTTCTTGAACTCCAGATCCCGCACATCCTTGCCGGTGATGCCAAGCGCCCGAAACCCCGCCACGACGAGATCGAAGGGCTGGCGCACCTTGGCACGCAGATTGGCCGCCAGATCAGGATGGGTCGCCAGCACGCGGTAGACTTGCGGCAAATCGCCCCCGGTTTCGCGCCAGACCGATGCCATGGCCTCGACAAGCTCGGGCGAAGGATCGTCCGAGACGAAATGCACCGCGAGCTTGCGCGAAAGATATTGGGCCGTTTCGGGCCTGCGGGCGATATCGCGGAAGGCGGCGCGGATATCGTCGAGGCTCGCGCGCTTCTCACCGCCGTAATTGACCCCTAGAACCTGTTCCGCGCCCGGCTCGGCGATCTGCGGCCGATAGGCAAAGCCTTTCTTCGAATCATAGGTCAGCCCGGTCAGGAGCTCCGCCAGTTCGCGCACATCATCCTGCGTATAGGGTGCGCCAGCGCCGAGCGAATGAAGCTCCATCGCCTCGCGAGCCAAATTCTCGTTCAGGCCAAGCTTCTTGTCCTTGCGGTTGCGCGCGGCCATGGAATTCGGCCCGCGGCTGGTGTTCTGGTCGAGATAGACCAGCATCATCGGATGAGTGTCGGCGGCAAAGAACATGTCCTCGAACCGACCTGCGATATGGGGCCGGATCGCCTCGTCCACAAAGGCCATGGCGAGCGGGTTGCGCCCTACACCCATCGGCCGGATTGTGAAATGGTCGGCCCAGAACTGGACCAGGCGCTCACCGAACCCGGTCGGATCATCCACGGCGCGGGCCATTCTCAGCCGCAGATCGAAGGCGATCGTCCGCCCCATGCGCTGATTGAATGCCTTGAATTCCTTTTCGCTGCGCTCGTCCTGCCGGCGCACGGCGCGCAACGCCATGAGTTCGTTCTGAAGTTCCTGTGCCTTGGCGGTCGTCACGGCCCCCGGCCCCGGCGCGGAACGGGCTAGTCCGGCAAGAAGCGCATCCACATCCGGCGGTGGCGCCATGATCGGCGACAATCCGAACCCAAGGCGGATCGCGGCGAGTTCCGGGAAATCAATCGTCATGCGCATCCCTTTGCGATGGGGGGCATCTGCCCCGGTCGCACTATCTCACGAAGCCCGCGAGAGGTCAGTTCACGCTTTTGAAAGATCATGCCGCATGGCAGCATTCTGCCGAAAGCCGCAGCGGCTTTCGGCATTTTCCAATCACTTGCCCGAAATCACTCTTTCGGGAGGACGCGCAGGCGCAATTCGCGCAGCTGCTCGTTCAGGGGCTCGCTGGGCGCGCCCATCATCAGGTCCTCGGCGCGCTGGTTCATCGGGAACATGATGACCTCGCGGATGTTCTGCTCATCGGCCAGCAGCATGACGATGCGGTCGATCCCTGCCGCGCAGCCGCCGTGGGGCGGGGCGCCATAGCGGAAGGCTTTGACCATGCCGCCGAAGCGCTTCTCGACCTCGTCATGGCCGTAGCCGGCCAGTTCGAAGGCCTTGAACATGATTTCCGGCTTGTGGTTCCGGATCGCGCCCGAGATCAGCTCATAGCCGTTGCAGGCGAGGTCGTACTGGTAGCCCTTGACGGCAAGCGGGTCGCCCGACAGCGCGTCGAGACCGCCCTGCGGCATCGAGAACGGGTTGTGGCTGAAGTCGATGCGGCCATCGTCGCCCTTCTCGTACATCGGGAAGTCGACGATCCATGCGAACTTGAACTGACCCTCGTCGGTCAGACCCAGTTCCTTGCCGATCTCGTTCCGGGCACGACCAGCGACGGCTTCGAAATTCTCGGGCTTGCCGCCAAGGAAGAAGGCGGCATCGCCCTCGCCCAGGCCCAGCTGGACGCGGATGGCTTCGGTTTTCTCGGCACCCAGCGCCTTGGCGATCGGGCCGGCGGCCTCGGTCGAACCGTCCTCGGCCTTGCGCCAGAAGATATAGCCCATGCCCGGCAGGCCCTGGGCCTGCGCAAAGGCGTTCATGCGATCGGCGAATTTGCGCGAACCACCGGTCGGGGCCGGGATCGCGCGAACCTCGGTGCCGTCCTGCTCAAGCAGTTTCGCGAAGATCGCGAAGCCCGAGTCGCGGAAGTGATCCGAGACGATCTGCATCTCGATCGGGTTGCGCAGGTCCGGCTTGTCGCTGCCGTATTTCAGCATCGACTCGGCATAGGGAATGCGCGGCCATTCGGTATCGACGCGGCGGCCATTGCCGAATTCCTCGAACAAACCCTGAACGACAGGCTGGATCGCGGCGAAGACGTCTTCCTGCTCGACGAAGGACATCTCGAGGTCGAGCTGGTAAAAATCGGTCGGCGAGCGGTCGGCGCGCGGGTCTTCGTCGCGGAAGCAGGGCGCGATCTGGAAATACTTGTCGAAGCCCGCGACCATGATCAGCTGCTTGAACTGCTGCGGCGCCTGCGGCAGCGCGTAGAACTTGCCCGGATGCAGGCGCGAGGGCACGAGGAAGTCGCGCGCACCTTCAGGGCTGGATGCCGTGATGATCGGGGTCTGGAACTCGGTGAAGCCCTGGTCCCACATGCGGTTGCGGATCGAGCGGACGACCTTCGAGCGCAGCATGATGTTGTTGTGCAGCGTCTCGCGGCGCAGGTCGAGGAAGCGATAGGTGAGGCGGGTTTCCTCGGGATAGTCCTGGTCGCCAAAGACCGGCAGCGGCAGGTCGTCGGATGCGCCCAGCACTTCCATGTCGGTCGCGTAAACTTCGATCTCGCCGGTCGGCAGCTTCGGGTTCACCAGCGAGGCATCGCGCAGCTTGACCTTGCCGTCGATGCGGATGACGGTTTCGGCCCTCAGCTTCTCGAGCCCTGCAAAGGCGGGCGAGTCGCTGTCGGCGATGACCTGGGTGATGCCGTAATGGTCGCGCAGGTCGATGAACAGCACGCCGCCGTGATCCCGGACCCTGTGGACCCAGCCGGACAGACGGATTTCGGACCCGGCATTCGCGGCGGTCAGCTCGCCGCAGGTATGGCTGCGATAGACGCTCATCATGATTTCCCCTTGGTTTCAGCGCACGCATCAACCGCGCAATGGCCGGGAAGTCAAGTTATCTAGAAGGGTCGCACGACGTTACCCGAGTAGAAATAGGCCCCCATCCCGACGGCAAAGAGCACGTTTCCCGCCACCGCATGCAAGACCCAGGCGGCCGGGAAGCCGTGACGCAGATAGGCGCGGGCGAAGAACCAGCCCCCGACAAAGGTCAGGATCGCGACGATCCAGGACCAGTACATGAGATGCGCGAAAGAAAACACCACCGCGTTCAAGGTGATCGCCGACCGGCCGATCGGCAGCAGCGAAGCATAGCGATGAAAGAACAGGGGGCGAAAGATCAGCTCCTGCGGCAGAGCCGACAGGAACGGATAGAAGACCCAGATCACCGGCAGGAAGCCGGGCCGCGTCCTAAGCGTATGGAACAGTGCATTGGGGTTCGTACTGCCCAGGACAAGGAGTCCGATCAGGAGGGTGATCACCGCAATGCCGCCGATCTCGCGCCACGGCAGGCGCGACCAGCCGCGCACCAGGGTCACGAAGTTGAACCCCCCGGTTCGCCACAAGAGCACGAGACCGACGAGCGACAGAACGGCCAGCGCCTCGAACAGCCGGTGGCCCGGCATGAACAATGCGATCAGAAGTGGCGCCCCGAAATAGAGCGCCACGAATTCGATGAGAAGGCGACGCCGCCTTACTGCAATCGCTGCCGAAGCCATAGGCGCCACTGCTCGGCGCTGCCGGCAAATACGTTCAGATCGACATTGCCCTGGATGCCCGGAACGATGCCCGTGCCGGTATATTGCCAGAAGCTGAAAGGCTGGCCGGGATAGACGATGCGGGGATGACCCGCGACCGAGCGCAGCCAGAATTCCTCGGGCCAGCTGCCAAGGTTGTTGTCGCGGTAGAAATCGACCGTGGTGTAGATGATCGGGCGCTGCCCGTAGTGGCGATGCAGGATATCCTTGAAGATGCGCGCCTCGCGCAGGACTTCATGACTCGGCGGGCGGCGCGGACAGGTCTTGGACGCAGTCCATTCCAGGTCAAGCACCGGAGGCAGCGCGCCCCGCTCTCGCGGAACATTGGCAATGAACCATGCCGCCTGCTCGGCGCCCGAGCGGCAGAAGTAGAAATAGTGGTATGCGCCGCGCGGGATGCGCGCCTGCCCCGCCTCGTACCAATAGCGGCGGAAGTTGGGATCGGCATGGTCCGCGCCCTCGGTGGCCTTGATGAAGGCAAAGCTGATCCCTGAAGTACGCACCCGTCCCCAGTCGATATTGCCCTGCCAGCGCGAAATGTCGATCCCGTGAACCCGGTGGTCATAGGGATGGCCGCCCACCCATTCATGCGGGGCGGAATCCCCGAACTGCGGCCCGGTGCCATGGCCCACGGACACACCCGCCGGCCGGTAGGTTCGTCCCCCGCCGCAAGCGGCCAGGGCCACCACAAGCAATATCCCCAGAATTCTGCCCAGAAGTTTCATCACTGCCCCTTGCCCAATGCCCGCGTTTCCGGCGCTTCAGGTCTTTATCGCAAAGGTGCAGGTTTCTGTCACGATGGCGTGACAGTCACGATAGCGTCAGGGTTGAAAATGGCATCAGTTCGCCTCGGGGATCAGCTTGCCCGGGTTCATGATATTGCCTGGGTCCAGCGCCGCCTTGATTGCAGCCATCACGCCGATCGCCTCGCCGTGCTGGGCGCGCATCAGGGGCCGCTTGCCGATCCCGACGCCATGTTCGCCCGTGATGGTGCCGCCGACCGCCAGCGCGCGCTCTGCCATCCGGTTCGCCACGCGCTTGGCAGCCGCCAGTTCCTCGGCATTGCCCGGCATGACCAGAAGCTGCGCGTGAAAATTCCCGTCTCCGACATGGCCCACCATCGGGCCGACAAGGCCTTCGGCCCTGATATCGGCCGCAGCAGCAGCAACCGCCTCGGCCAGATGCGACATCGGCACGCAGACATCTGTGACCACGGCCGTCGCGCCCGGGCGCAGGGCAAGGCAGGCGCGATAGGCGCCGTGGCGCATCTTCCAAAGCGCTGCGCGTTCTTCGGGCGTCGTGGCCCAGTCGAAGCCCTGGCCGCCGAATTCCGCCGCAAGCTCGCCGAACTTCTCGGCATCGTCCTTGACCGAGGCGGGCGAGCCGTGGAACTCTACCATCAGGTGCGGCCCCTCGTGCAGATGGGTTCCGTTCTGCATGTTGAAGGCCCTGGCCGCGTCACCATCGACGAATTCGATGCGCGCCATGGGAATCCCCATCTGGATCGTCGCGGTCACGCATTCCACTGCCTCTTCCAGGGTGGCAAAGGCGCAAACGGCCGAAGCGACCTCTTCGGGCTGGCCATGCAGCCGCAGGGTCAGTTCTGTGATGATGCCAAGCGTGCCTTCCGAGCCGACGAACAGTCCGGTTAGGTCATAGCCCGCGCTGGATTTCGCAGCCCGCGTGCCGGTGCGGATCACCGTGCCGTCGGCCAGCACGACCTCGAGCGCCAGGACGTTGTCGCGCATCGTGCCATAGCGCACCGCGGCAGTGCCGCTGGCCCGCGTCGCGGCCATGCCGCCAAGGCTTGCATTGGCGCCGGGATCGACCGGGAAGAACAGCCCGGTCGCGCGCAAATCAAGGTTCAGCGCCTCGCGCGTGACGCCGGGCTGGACGCTCGCCTGCAGATCGCCTGCGCGCACCTCTAGGACGCGGTCCATCTTCATCAGGTCCATGACGATGCCGCCATGCACCGCAAGCGCATGGCCTTCCAGCGAGGTTCCCGTTCCCCAGCCGATCACCGGAACGCGATGTTCGTGGCAGATCCGCATGATTGCCGAGACCTCATCTGTCGAGATGGGCCAGACCACCGCCTCGGGCGGCGGGGCGCGGTGAAAGGTTTCGGATTGGCCATGCAGGTCGCGATCGGCCTCTGATTGCGAAAAGCGCGCGCCCAGAAGCTGGCCAAGCGCGTCTGCGGCCTGAAGGGAAATCGGCATTGGGGGTCCTCCTCGAGACTTGCGCGTTGATAATCCCGCTGTTGCCCAAAGGGCAAGCTTGGCCCGATAAGGTGGCAGGGCGGTGGACCTGATCCGCGCAACATGGTTCCTTCGGGCCAAACGGGTCGGCGAAGATGGGCGAACGACAAAGGGATCAGCTATCGAAGGGCTGGGGGCGGCAGGGCATCAGGCATCTGCGCCGACATCTTGCGCAGGGGTGGAACGTGCTTTTGATGCGCGGCCCCGGACAGATCGAATTCTGGGTCATCGCGCTGATGATCGGGATCTGCGCGGGCCTCGCCGCGCTGGCCTTCCGGCTGGGAATCGCGGCGCTGCAACGGCTCGCCTATGGGACCGACGATCTGACCATGGCGACCGTGGCTGGCCACTTGCCCTGGTGGTGGGTGCTGGCCGTTCCGATCATGGGCGGGCTTGTCGTCGGCCTGGTGCTGGACCGCTTCACCCCCGATGGCAGGGTACGCGCCGTCGCCGACGTGATCGAGGGCGCCGCGCTCGAGGGCGGCCGTGTCGAACTGCGCGAAGGGCTGGCATCGGCCGCGGCTTCGGTGATCACGCTGGGCACCGGCGGCTCGTCCGGTCGCGAAGGGCCTGTTGTCCACCTTGCGGGCGTGATCTCGACGCTGGTCGCCAACCGGATCAAGGCAAGCCCCGTGACCGGGCGCGAGCTGCTGGGTTGCGCCGTGGCAGGCGCGGTCGCGGCAAGTTTCAACGCACCGATCGCGGGCGCGCTTTTTGCCCACGAAGTGGTGCTGCGCAATTTCGCGATCCGCGCCTTTGCCCCGATCGCGATTTCCGCCGTCGCCGGGACGGTCATCAATCGATTGCGTTTCGGGGGCATGACCGAATTCAACCTTCCGCAGGCGGGGACTCTCAGCTTTTACATCGAACTCCCGGCCTTCATGATTCTCGGCTTGATCTGCGCACTGGTCGCGGCTGCGCTGATGGCCGCCATATTCCGCGCGGAAACCGTCGCCAACCGGATCATGAGCCGCACTGGCTGGCCTCGCTGGCTGCGTCCCACCGTCGCGGGGGCACTGCTGGGTCTGATCGCCATCCCCTACCCTCATATCATCGGCGTGGGCTACGAGGCCACTTCGGCCGCACTGACCGGGCGGCTGGATCTGTGGACGGCCGTCGTTTTCGCCCTGGTCAAGGCCGTCGCCGTGGCGATCACCCTGGGCGGGCGGATGGGCGGGGGGGTGTTTTCGCCTGCATTGGTGATGGGCGCGCTGACAGGGCTGGCATTCGGCATTCTGGCGACCTCGATCGCGCCGCAATCCTCGGGGAATGAAACGCTATACGCGCTCGCCGGGATGGGCGCGGTCGGCGCGGCCGTGCTGGGCGCGCCGATTTCCACGGCCATGATCGTCTTTGAACTGACCGGCGACTGGCAGACCGGAATCGCCGTGATGACCTCGATTTCGCTCAGCACCGCGCTGGCCTCTCGCATGGTGCACCGGTCCTTCTTCCTGACCCAGCTCAAGCGGCGCGGGGTGCATATCGCGGAAGGGCCACAGGTCTGGCTGCCACAGAAGATGCGGGTGACGGCGGTGATGCGCGACATCGGCAGCAAGACGGCGCCTTCGGCCGATCTGCTGCGCAACATGGTCGCGGACGGCCAGATGATGGCCGACACCCTCACGCTGGAACAGGCGCTGAGACACTTTGACCAATCCGGCGGTGCCTTCTTCCCCGTCGTGCGCGAGGACGGCCCCACCCCCGAGATCCTCGGCGCCGTCTACCATATCGACGCGCTGCGCGCCCTCAATGCCGCATTGGGCGAAGCCGCCGCCGAACAGCACGGCTAGGCGCTTGCGCCGAACATGCCCTTGACCGCGCCAATGGCCGGCGAAACGATGTAGTTTGCGACCGGGATCAGCATGAAGCCAAGGATCAGGCCGAAAATGCCGTCTAGAAACGCGGTTACGACCCAGGCTGCGAAACCGGGCGCCGCAGGCAGCGCCTGGGCCGCCCGTTCGGACATGTGATGCACCCATTCATAGGGCTGGTGCTGACCCAGCTCATGCAGGCCATGGACGATGATCTGACCGCCCACCCAGATCATTGCGGCAGTCCCGACGATCGTCAGCACGCGCATGAAGCCCGGCATGAAATGCACGAGCGCGCGGCCGAACCCGGCCAGGGGGCCGCCCTGTTCGTGCAGATGCAGCCCGACATCATCCGCTTTGACGATCAGCGCGACAAAGCCGTAGACGACGAAGGTGATGCCCAGGCCCACCACGGCAAGGATCAGCCCCTCCATCCAGATCGGATCGCCCGGCGGGATGGCGGCCAGCGCGATGGTCATGATCTCGGCCGAAAGGATGAAGTCGGTCTTGATCGCGCCCTTGACGCGTTCCTCTTCCAGACCGGCGCCGCCCTCGGGCGTCACCTGCAGATGTGGTTCGTTCACCTTGTGATGGCTGACCGCGTGGAGGACCTTTTCGGCGCCCTCGAAGCACAGATAAGCCCCCCCGAGCATCAGCAGCGGCGAAATCGCGCCGGGTGCGAGCGCCGAAAGCGCCAACGCCACGGGCAACAGGATCACCAGCTTGTTGAAGATCGAGCCGCGCGCGATCTTCAACACGATCGGCAATTCGCGGGCCGCCGAAAAGCCGTGGACATATTTGGGCGAGACGGCGGCATCATCAATCACCGCGCCCGCAGCCTTTGCCCCGGCCTTGGCCGCCTGGCCGGCGACATCGTCGACCGAGGCCGCGGCGATCTTGGCGATCCCCGCGACGTCATCCAGCAGCGCCAGCAATCCGCTCATGCGTCCCCCATTTGGCACATTTCGACCGATCACGGCCGGGTGATCGGGAATTCCTGGTCAGGAACGCCGCGTCGGCGGTCCGGGTTCACGACGTTTTGCCGAAAAGACGCGCGCCCCTTAGCCCATGGCCCAGAAAACCAGGGCGGCCAGGCCAAGCAGCACGACCAGAACGGACAGCAGGGCGCCCGGCCTCTGCCACCAGCGGATGCGGCTGTCCAGCGGCTGGCTGAAGGGGGCGCTTGCCAGACCAAGCTCTTCTCGGATGCGCTGGCGCGCGCGTGCAGGGGGCATCACCGGCACAAGCCCGTCTGCGATGCCCGCGAAACGGCCCTGCCATTCCTGCACGCGGCGGGCAAAATCTTCATCCCCCGCCAGCCGCGCCATCAAAAGCTGCGCCTCGTCGCCGTCGAGCAGGCCAAGCGCCAGTTCTGCGGCAAGCAGTTCGTCCAGTTCCTCGGGCGAAAGGCCGGGCGGGGTCATGGGTTCGTCTTCGTCCATTTCTCGGGTCAATTCCTGAGCCTCAGCAGCGCCCCGCGCATCCAGTGGCGCAGGTCGTCGACGGCAACATTCTCGCGCAAGGCCAGATCGGCATAGGTCAGCCCGTTCAGAAAGACATCGCGGATCGCCTCGGCCTGCGCCTCGTCCAGATCCGACAGGATCGGGGCGGCGGCGCTGCCCTCGATCTCGGCGGGAACGGCGGCCAGGGCTCCGGCCTTTCTCGCGCCCTCTCCCGAAGAGGTGCCCGCCTGGCGCGCGCGCAGCCTCTCGATCGCGCGATATCGGGCCAAGGCCGTCAACCATTGCAGGGCCGCCGCCCCCTGCGGCGGCTGTCCGGCCGAGCCCTGCCATAACGCGACGTAAAGCCGTTCAAGCGTCGTCTCGGCCTCGGGCCTGTCCTTGAGGATCGAAAGGCACAGCGCATAAAGCCGGGCGGAGGTCGCGGCGTATAGCGCATCGAACGCCTCTCGGTTTCCCTGGGCGGTTTTCGCGATCATGTCGTCAATTGCGATCCGGCGCGCTTCTGGCAAGGCGGTCTTCCTTCGTGCTGCGGTCGCGGGCGAGATTAGGAAGGCCGCCCCCGGGCGTCAACGAAACGAACCGGCAAAGATCCGCCAATGCGCGGGGTGCTTGCACGTCCTGCCCGAATGCGCGATCAAGGCCGGGTTGCGAGAAAGGGCTGACAGATGCTGGACGTGAACGCGAAACCCACCGAAGAAATCGACCTGCGCGAAGTCTTCGGCCTCGACAGTGACATGAAGGTCAAGGGCTTTGCCGAGCGAACCGACCGCGTGCCCGAGATCGACCCGACCTACAAGTTCGACCCCGATACGACCCATGCGATCCTGGCGGGCTTTGCCTATAACCGCCGGGTGATGATCCAGGGCTATCACGGCACCGGGAAATCCACCCATATCGAACAGGTCGCGGCGCGGCTGAACTGGCCCTGCGTGCGGGTCAACCTCGACAGCCATGTCAGCCGGATCGACCTGATCGGCAAGGACGCGATCAAGCTCGTGGACGGCAAGCAGGTGACGGTGTTCCACGAAGGCATCCTGCCCTGGGCGCTCAGGAACCCGACCGCCATCGTCTTCGACGAATACGACGCCGGCCGCGCCGACGTGATGTTCGTGATCCAGCGCGTGCTGGAAGCCGACGGCAAGCTGACCCTGCTGGACCAGAACGAGGTCATCACGCCGAACCCCTATTTCCGTCTCTTCGCGACCGCGAACACCGTGGGCCTGGGCGACACGACCGGGCTTTACCACGGCACCCAGCAGATCAACCAGGGCCAGATGGACCGCTGGTCGCTGGTCTCGACCCTGAACTACCTGAGCCATGACGCCGAAGCCGCGATCGTTCTGGCCAAGAACCCGACCTACAACACCGAAAAAGGCCGCAAGATCATCGGCCAGATGGTGACGCTTGCCGATCTGACCCGGACCGCCTTCATGCAGGGCGACCTGTCCACGGTCATGTCGCCGCGCACGGTGATCGCCTGGGCCCAGAACGCCCGGATCTTCGGCGACAACGTGGGCTACGCCTTCCGCCTGACCTTCCTGAACAAATGCGACGAGCTCGAGCGCCAGACCGTGGCCGAGTTCTACCAGCGCCTGTTCGACGAGGAACTTCCGGAAAGCGCCGCGGTCAAGGCGGGGTGATTCCCGCCCCCTGCTGAACCGAGGCGGGGCCGCCCCCGCCTCATTGCGACCAGATTGCGCTCTCTTGGGGGGACGACATGAAAAATTCCGACAACCCCGCCGATCCGTTCAAGAAGGCTCTGACCGAGGCGACCCGCGCCATGGCCGAAGAGCATGAGCTGAACGTGACCTTCAGCGCCGATCCGTCGGGCGTTTCGGGCGATACGATGCGTCTGCCGCAGGTCAGCCGCCGGATGACCCGCGACGAAGTGCTGCTCGCGCGCGGCACAGCCGATGCGCTGGCGATGAAGCTGCGCCATCACAACTCGGCGACCCATGCGAAATACGTTCCCGC
This window encodes:
- a CDS encoding DUF808 domain-containing protein is translated as MSGLLALLDDVAGIAKIAAASVDDVAGQAAKAGAKAAGAVIDDAAVSPKYVHGFSAARELPIVLKIARGSIFNKLVILLPVALALSALAPGAISPLLMLGGAYLCFEGAEKVLHAVSHHKVNEPHLQVTPEGGAGLEEERVKGAIKTDFILSAEIMTIALAAIPPGDPIWMEGLILAVVGLGITFVVYGFVALIVKADDVGLHLHEQGGPLAGFGRALVHFMPGFMRVLTIVGTAAMIWVGGQIIVHGLHELGQHQPYEWVHHMSERAAQALPAAPGFAAWVVTAFLDGIFGLILGFMLIPVANYIVSPAIGAVKGMFGASA
- a CDS encoding RNA polymerase subunit sigma (Bacteria have multiple sigma factors which are active under specific conditions; the sigma factor binds with the catalytic core of RNA polymerase to produce the holoenzyme and directs bacterial core RNA polymerase to specific promoter elements to initiate transcription), translated to MPEARRIAIDDMIAKTAQGNREAFDALYAATSARLYALCLSILKDRPEAETTLERLYVALWQGSAGQPPQGAAALQWLTALARYRAIERLRARQAGTSSGEGARKAGALAAVPAEIEGSAAAPILSDLDEAQAEAIRDVFLNGLTYADLALRENVAVDDLRHWMRGALLRLRN
- the cobS gene encoding cobaltochelatase subunit CobS; protein product: MLDVNAKPTEEIDLREVFGLDSDMKVKGFAERTDRVPEIDPTYKFDPDTTHAILAGFAYNRRVMIQGYHGTGKSTHIEQVAARLNWPCVRVNLDSHVSRIDLIGKDAIKLVDGKQVTVFHEGILPWALRNPTAIVFDEYDAGRADVMFVIQRVLEADGKLTLLDQNEVITPNPYFRLFATANTVGLGDTTGLYHGTQQINQGQMDRWSLVSTLNYLSHDAEAAIVLAKNPTYNTEKGRKIIGQMVTLADLTRTAFMQGDLSTVMSPRTVIAWAQNARIFGDNVGYAFRLTFLNKCDELERQTVAEFYQRLFDEELPESAAVKAG